A genome region from Mercenaria mercenaria strain notata chromosome 11, MADL_Memer_1, whole genome shotgun sequence includes the following:
- the LOC123531766 gene encoding 17-beta-hydroxysteroid dehydrogenase type 6-like, which yields MEILLLLAFVLALAFFFEWVLRQLKIDDYESRYVLITGCDSGFGHELARKLDKLNFNVFACCLTHTAVEKFNETSSPKLKAIEMDVSKDVSIEKAMEIVNRTLPSGKGLWAVVNNAGILGGIGSIKLHTRQDYENTLAVNLYGVIMVTKACMPLVLKEKGRVVNISSVSGRIAFLNSSYAISKYGVEAFSDALRRELYRTGVKVQIIEPGAFTTSIFLETPWRLAEQKAAGLNLEAEVLSQLPDDALAQLTRPFEMIKQTGSSKLHQVVDAYCHAITAKFPKKRYQVGNDAKYVYRLLWNLPECISDFYIDWLGANSI from the exons ATGGAGATTCTGTTGCTACTTGCTTTTGTTCTGGCGCTTGCCTTTTTCTTTGAATGGGTTTTGAGGCAATTGAAAATTGACGACTATGAATCACGATATGTACTTATTACTGGATGTGATTCGGGTTTCGGACATGAATTAGCAAGGAAGCTggataaattaaactttaatgttTTTGCTTGTTGTCTGACCCATACTGCTGTTGAGAAATTCAATGAAACGAGTTCGCCGAAATTGAAAGCAATAGAAATGGACGTCTCAAAGGATGTTAGTATTGAAAAGGCAATGGAAATAGTAAATCGGACATTACCAAGTGGAAAAG gACTGTGGGCAGTTGTGAACAATGCTGGCATTTTGGGTGGTATTGGGTCcattaaacttcacacaagacAGGACTACGAAAACACACTTGCTGTAAATCTATACGGAGTTATTATGGTAACCAAAGCATGCATGCCTTTAGTTCTGAAGGAAAAAGGGCGTGTCGTTAATATATCAAGTGTCTCGGGAAGAATCGCATTCTTAAATTCGTCATACGCCATTTCCAAGTATGGCGTAGAGGCATTTTCTGATGCACTTAG ACGAGAGCTTTATAGAACAGGTGTAAAGGTACAGATAATCGAGCCTGGTGCTTTCACAACGTCAATTTTTTTGGAAACTCCGTGGCGGTTGGCCGAACAAAAGGCAGCCGGCTTGAATTTAGAAGCCGAAGTCCTGTCGCAACTTCCTGATGATGCCTTAGCCCAAC tcACAAGACCATTTGAAATGATAAAGCAAACAGGATCATCAAAACTTCATCAAGTTGTAGATGCCTATTGCCATGCCATCACAGCAAAATTCCCGAAGAAAAG ATACCAGGTCGGAAACGATGCAAAGTACGTTTATCGGTTGTTGTGGAATCTTCCGGAATGTATAAGCGATTTCTATATAGACTGGCTGGGAGCTAACTCGATTTAG